In Phaseolus vulgaris cultivar G19833 chromosome 7, P. vulgaris v2.0, whole genome shotgun sequence, the genomic stretch GTCTGTATCTATTTTGTATTATTATCCGTGTTTATGTTACATgcttcaatatttttatttttattttctttattatataaaaaaactacttttaatttttatcatataatttatttataactccataattttataataattaaaatagaaaatttaattttaaaaaaatgcagAAGAAGAcgtgcatttttttttttaaaaaagagataaaagaaaaagttatttaatattttgtttcctCGATTTGATCGGCAACACTGTCTTTTGCAATGCTCGCCGTCGTGACTACATTTAATGAGTCAAGTTCAACcgccatttttttttctttgcttattaaagaacaatttttttataattttttatacaaagtACAGATAAATATTCTATAATTAGCTAAAAAAATGTACTTGGATTGACTTAATGGTTAAGAGATTTGgattaaaagataaatatttttatttttttcattcttttattaATCGCCACATAAATGCAAACGAAAACTATAGATATTCTGAAAGTAGTAGATCAGAAGCAGAGTTGATAATTGAATGGCTGAATACtttatgttattaattatacattaaaaattataataaagtattttttaatgtGATTATTACACtcgttgaatttttttttaaatatagttaGAGATAAGATATGAACATAAAGTTGATTTATGAGAGATAGAATGGGTCAACTAGCCGTTGCTGAATGTGAAACAGAACATGTGGAAGTAGCCATGTGAATATGTAAGTTTCGTAGGTGAGGGGTGGATAATAATGTTCTTTGTGGTGGACCATGTTTTGGTTAGAAATGTACCAACAACATCATTCTTCACTCTCTAATTCAATCAAAACTTTAGCCTTTACTCCTAATAGTTATTACAAATGTTGTTTCCTTAGTCCTGCAGTATTTGGAACAAGTTGTGATCAAGTTGTGGTGGGAAATTCAATCATTTATTTCTAACTTGTTTGGTGCACTAAATTTCATGGAAAAAGTTgtgtgaaaaaaataaagtgtGGGCTCCTTGTCCTAAAAGGattcatatgaaaaaaattagtatttGTGGTAAATGAGattttaaaacatgaataaagTTGATTTTTCGATCTAAGGGTTTATCTACGATGTATTGCATAAGTTCTACAAGatacaaaatgatttttttgaaaaaaatttaggaTCATAACTAGTAAGCTATTTTTAACATAGAATAACAAAGaggaagagagaaagagaggaagatgaagaagaaaataagagaGGAAGCGTGAGTGTGAGATGTGATGTTGGAGCATTCTCGTGCCTCTTATTTATAAGCAAGGAGAGAAACTCAAAAATCCACGaaaagaggagagagagagtgtTGTTCTGGTGGTTCCGACGGTTAGTAACTGATGTCATATATGTGCCAAAAAAGGTAAGAGACCATATGAAGAGGAGGAAGACGTGTGAAGATTGTGAAAGACCCAATATTGAAGAGAAGAAACCCTAACCGGCAACTGTGAACAACGAGGTTTTGCAAATTTTTCAAAAAGCTGTTGCATTTTTGCAACCTCTTCCAGAGTCTCTCATCCGAGAATCTTTGGTAACATATGCCACAACctccaatttttttttgcaatggAAACATCTTAAGTTTCAACTTTTACAATAGGTATACATGTTTGATTTACAACCGTATTCTTACTGAAGTTTTCTAGTCTTTGCAACAAAATCATCAAATTACACTAACCATGACAAatcttcctacacccaatctttttaacctttgtcgtacatagttttaaatttttggaaataaaatccaaattaaaaataatatattatggaAAAGTAGATTgagaagagattattgtgtttcggaaataaaaatctagaaaaaaaatcaattttccattttggataaaaaaatccacaatacaataaatttgttttggaaaaaaaaatcgaaaaacatattttggaAAAGGGAGTCATGAATGTATTATCCCATTTTATTTAAGGGCATTTTCGTCTTTTTATACTGAAATTGGGTGCAGTTATGGTGCAGAAAGTAATTGCCTTAACCTATTGATGAAGATCTACATGTGAGGAAAATTGACAATACTGATTCTGTTTTTTCTAATAATGAAACAACCCATTGTTCTTAGGCTTTTTCTCCCTGAACCAACATGATTACTAGTGCACCCCTATACTAAAAGCAAAAGAATTAAAGTATCCTCTTCCATACACCACTTCCATTCTTCATTGTCATTGCACTCTttttgaaaggaaaaaaagaaagataaaatggttggttttatctattttataaaaaaaaatgttatgaaaAACTTGTTATGCAAATCCTATTCAAAACACATCTCATATATTCCACAAAGTTTGCTTTAATATGTTTGTTCTTAAATTAtacacaaaatatataatttcaaagtTTAAACTCTCTcagtattaatatattataattttaagtcTTCATTATAAATACCAGTGGAAAAAGTTGTATTAGGCTTATGTAAGTCCacatttctattttaaaaaaatataaaaaataaataattctggaaattcttattatatttaaaagtttcaattttttatttttaaaacaaataaaatttgggTATAGAAGTTTTAcagttatatttaaattgagTTAGATAGTTACTTTAAAACAATATTGCTTTAtgtaagtaaaaataaatttgtatctagctatagataaaatataatttgtattatacaatgtcataaataaaattacataatgaAGGACATAATAGAAGAATTGGAGAATTTATCTAGCtatagataaaatataatttatatatttaaataaatgatttaattatagtatatatttatataattttagtcaaataaaataaatatgtattttttttagtttatttgggtttgaaaaaaaataaaatacaagataaaccctaaaccctaaattttTATGATCAGTGAAACCATTTCACCATGGTTGATCAGTGAAACCTCTCTCTTTCTGATATCAAATCTGCGACTCTCCAATCTCAGATCGTGTTTTGGTAAATTCTCTCTCAGTCCCCATTTTCACTATTCTCTTCCCTCTTCAGATTCCCCGTTCAATTATACctcattgaatacttcacctcTGGATCTGATGCCTTCTAACACTCTGTTTAATTTTTGTTGGTAGATTCAATTCGACAGAAGAAACACTTTCCCGCTTCAAAAATTAAGCGGAAAAGATGGTAACACTCTTTACACTCCTCTGGATTATACTCGAGGACTTACTTGTTTCTGTTCAACTATTTCACActgattattttgtttttgttttcctttAGTTTCTTCATtctacttgttttttttttttttttaccttttagCTATGTACATTGGTGGTATGATTCTCCCGCTAGAAATGTTATTTTCGTAATGTGTTTGTAGTTTTATCCCATGATCTAGAATACAGGCCGAATGGACTTAGTAATACAGGAACTTAGTTGGGATGGGTTTGGACAGGGTTTACTTGGGAATGGGTTGTGCatattctttcaatttttttacttCCCCTCTGcaccattaattttttttttacctgtCCAACAGGTTGTCCGTGCTGCATCCATTGTGAGCAAATCTGGCAACGGTTAGTTCTCTGCTCTCCTCTTCACCTGATTTGTTCATCCCTGGTTGATAGTATTGTTTTCGTTGATGTAGTCTGGTTTGGTTCCAATGTTTAGTAGTTGTATTTTTTGTACCCCTCTAAATGAAAATTTCACCAAACCAAAGTGAAGAAAAACACGTTAGACATATATGCCAATTCAAGGTgcatctttttaaaaaatagctCATAGTTAGAGTATGGTcggaatttgaatttttaacacCCATAAGCTGTAACTAGGTTACTTATTCTGTgccattagaaaaaaaaaaaaaaggtctGGGTGTGTCTTGGTGAGCAtatgtaaaattgattttgaagtgCACTGAGTGGGTTTGGATGAGCGCAtttgtaaaattgattttgaatgaaaatgaatttttaaaattgatttcggctcaattatattttcaaataaatttgtGCCAAAATTGTAAATTTTTCAACCTAAAGTTAAAGGTACTTTTTTATCACTTTTAGCCAAATTAAGATTTTGAGGCAAAAACAATCTTACCTTACAATAGCAAGCATAcacatttttttccaaaatcacATTTCGGGTTGGAGGCAAAACCAATTCTGACACAGTATTCTGTATGATTAAATTGGGAAGCATGGCCTGAATctttctttttatgtttttatctgTATAGTGTATAGTCTATTGTCTCATCATACTTGAAGCGGCATACTTATGAAATCCTTTAGTTCAATCTGTTAGTTGTATACGATTCGCTGTAATACTTAATGAATAGGATTATTTCTTTAGtttgaaaagaaaaacttaATCTAGAATTGATCTTGAACTTGGTGGTGCCTAAATAATTATGTATTAGACATCATTGTTCTCATGCAGTCAGGACTTTTGCTTTGTATGCAGTGCTAATTTCTAGACAGTTTGTGGACATGACTCGCATAAGAATTGAGGGTCTTCTAGCAGGATTTCCCAAGTTGGTTGGGACTGGAAAACAACACACATGTGTTGAGACTGAGAATCTATCTTTTTCACAGCATGGTGATTTTCTGATGCCTATATTTAAAGGGGTTTATCTTTAGTTAGTTTTAGTTCTGATTTTCTTTTACTTGGTTAGAAATGTTGGTGCAGTAGTGACTGGTTACTTTGTTTATTTAGATCTTCTTGACATGTAGCGTTTGGATGCCTATAGATAAAGGGGTTTATCTTTAGTTAATTTTATAActgattttcttttatttggttAGAAATATTGGTGCAGTAGTGACTTTGGGGTTTACTTTGTTTATTTAGATCTTCTTGACATGTAGCCTTTGGGGCTTATAATCGAATACttatttttaaatggttgaaaataactattttcatttaattttgcATGTAGaggtttaatttttttccaGCTCATCCCCCAACAGTATTTATAAGGATTTTTCTCTTGTAACCGCAGGACATGTTAGAGGATTTTCAAGTTCAAATTTTGATAGGAGGAGGATTCAAACTAGCCAGAATGTGAATGCAGAGGAGAATGCTCGtccagactctatgcaaaattTAGAAAACAGACAATCCAGAATCTGGAATAATGTGAACCATAATGTGAATGCAGATGCCAACGCTGATCCAAATTTTATGCAGAATAGAGGGAACATAAATCCCAGAATGTGGAATAATCTGGGCCAGAATGTGAATGCAGATGCCAACGCTCATCCAAATTTTATGCAGAATAGAGAGAACATAGATCCCAGAATGTGGACTAATGTGGGCCAGAACGTGAAAGCAAATGGTAAACCTCCTGGGTATTTTGTGCAAGATATAGAGATGGTAAACCTCAAAAGCAAGGATGAAGTTGTGACTGACTTGAATTCTAGGCCTATGGACTTTGTAAGAGGAACTATAGGTgaagataattttattaaagGTGCTCGTTCAGATGTTCAGTATGAGCAGGATGCCGATCATGTTCATATAAAGATGTTACGGAATAATACCTTTGTGACTGTAACAGATTCTAAAGGAAATGTAAAACTCAGTGGCTCTGCTGGTTCATTGAAAGACCTGAAATCAGGGCAAAAACTTTCTAGGTATGCCGCCGAAGCAACTGCGGAAGTTGTGGGCCGGAGGTCTAGGGCTTTGGGATTGAAATCTGTTGTCATGAAAGTGAATGGATTTACTCATTTCAGGAGAAAAAGGCAAGCGATACTGAGCTGGAAGGAGGGTTTTACTGCTGATTCTCGAGGGGGTAGAAATCCAATTGTATTCATTGAAGATACCACAAGAAAACCCCATAATGGATGCAGACTACCAAAGAAACGACGTATTTAGGTGTTTGTTATTGAGGTGGTTGGAGAAAGCATTATTTTACTTCGATTTAGACAATCTAGGTGGTGTTTCGGGCACATACATGATGATACTTTTCTTTAGCACATTTCATAATGATTCTTGTCGTTACTTCTAACTTTGCTTCCTCTTGTTTACAGCTTGTACAATTTTGAAGATTCAATAACCAGAACTTTCTGCAATAGGATTTACTAAAATAGTCAGCCATTATTAGTATTCTGCATTTTAAAAATGCTTTTTTCTCTCTAAGGGATCATGGATCTGTAGCATGGTTGGAGATTTGTATTTCATACTATTGATTTGACAGTTTGAAGAGCTATAAATTGGGGATCATGATTCTTCTTGGATCTGGAGTCTTGTAGAAGGCAAGATTTGCAGAGTGGCACGCATTCCCCTTAAACCTTCAAACTTTAATTGTTGTCTGTCGATAAATGAATTGGCTGATTTATCAACGGTACTTTACATGATGTTAACTAAAAATTAGTTAGATTCTCAATTAGTTGAAAGTGAATTAATTAGTCTCATTGTTAGATCCTCTTATAAGCTCATTGATAAAAGTTTTCTAGGTATGATACTCTATAAATAAATGCTGTCCTTAGATCTCATTGAGTATATGTTTTGGATAAATACAATATCTTTTAAGCCTATATTATAGGTGTATGACCACCTCAGAAATTACTTTCACATGTTGTACACTGTCACTCGCAGATGAAGATAAAAAAGACACCGACACTCGCAGCCAACTTCAACAAAAATATTACAAAGGAATCACATTCACAGCATAAACCACGAAGTCTGATCCATAAAAGTACTTCCTTCAAAAGTTTAATGTAATTCTCCAATGAAAACAATCCATGATCAtcataattttactttttcaaaAGAAGAGGCCCAACATTATCACCAGTggttttgttgtgcttctcatGGCTTCCATCACAGAGGAAAAGTCCCTCATCTCCAACATCTGCACCAAAACAATCATTAAGATGAAGATTTTTGGGATGTAAACACGATACATGTAACTTTCAAAGTTCAAACCACATGAAGCCCGAACTTAACACA encodes the following:
- the LOC137830546 gene encoding small ribosomal subunit protein uS11m-like yields the protein MVVRAASIVSKSGNVLISRQFVDMTRIRIEGLLAGFPKLVGTGKQHTCVETENLSFSQHGHVRGFSSSNFDRRRIQTSQNVNAEENARPDSMQNLENRQSRIWNNVNHNVNADANADPNFMQNRGNINPRMWNNLGQNVNADANAHPNFMQNRENIDPRMWTNVGQNVKANGKPPGYFVQDIEMVNLKSKDEVVTDLNSRPMDFVRGTIGEDNFIKGARSDVQYEQDADHVHIKMLRNNTFVTVTDSKGNVKLSGSAGSLKDLKSGQKLSRYAAEATAEVVGRRSRALGLKSVVMKVNGFTHFRRKRQAILSWKEGFTADSRGGRNPIVFIEDTTRKPHNGCRLPKKRRI